In the Paramisgurnus dabryanus chromosome 5, PD_genome_1.1, whole genome shotgun sequence genome, one interval contains:
- the gltpd2b gene encoding glycolipid transfer protein domain-containing protein 2 — protein MYEKVRGYLWRRGGSIMGVKCRACVAIVLIVLLFGSLWLYGSLEHQWDTCLKIYTSNKKFPSLNKTNISEEGEAPLILCPGQRFQVAELLAHLQTAPVSANDVLLKPYLASWDELIKFMEALGPMVGLISQEIESKTSIIRGLARKAEAEAEKRKILTMGRDSGIIASHISHNRNSSKTDLKVSGDTFGYTSIRSMIKWELENDLVDFHKFTDSGCRNLLRLHRALLWLQSFLLELSKGGAEGEPLRKPSDLCKETYQRTLSKHHTWWVRRAAELAFIAMPERPYFYKLVCVDTQVEATVVLDRVVRAIGEVYDRTEVALKEHKMLDLP, from the exons ATGTATGAGAAGGTAAGAGGCTACCTGTGGAGACGTGGTGGTTCAATTATGGGAGTCAAATGCAGGGCTTGTGTGGCCATCGTACTCATCGTCCTTTTGTTTGGCTCCTTGTGGCTAT ATGGAAGTCTGGAACATCAGTGGGATACTTGTTTGAAGATTTATACTTCAAACAAAaag TTTCCTTCTTTGAACAAGACTAATATCTCAGAAGAAGGCGAGGCTCCACTGATACTGTGTCCTGGTCAGAGATTTCAAGTTGCTGAATTGCTGGCTCACTTGCAGACTGCACCAGTCTCAGCCAATGATGTGCTGCTAAAGCCGTATCTGGCCAGCTGGGATGAACTTATCAA GTTTATGGAAGCTTTGGGACCAATGGTTGGCTTAATATCTCAAGAAATTGAATCAAAGACTTCCATCATTCGTGGTCTGGCTCGAAAAGCAGAGGCAGAAGCAGAGAAGAGAAAAATATTGACTATGGGGAGAGACTCAGGCATAATTGCATCTCATATATCTCATAACAGAAATTCTTCTAAAACCGATCTTAAAGTATCAGGTGACACATTTGGTTACACCTCCATTCGGTCTATGATTAAGTGGGAGCTTGAGAATGATTTGGTGGACTTTCACAAATTTACGGACTCAGGATGCAGGAATCTGCTGCGTCTGCATCGTGCTCTTTTGTGGCTGCAAAGCTTCCTGCTGGAGCTTTCGAAGGGTGGGGCTGAAGGAGAGCCTCTGCGAAAGCCTTCTGACCTCTGCAAAGAGACGTACCAGCGTACACTGTCCAAGCATCATACCTGGTGGGTGAGAAGAGCAGCGGAGCTGGCCTTTATCGCAATGCCTGAAAGaccttatttttacaagttgGTGTGCGTGGACACGCAAGTGGAAGCAACTGTGGTGCTGGACAGGGTAGTGAGAGCCATAGGAGAAGTGTACGATAGGACTGAAGTAGCCCTAAAGGAACACAAAATGCTGGATCTACCTTGA
- the chrne gene encoding acetylcholine receptor subunit epsilon, translating to MAAQFGRICIVVFALVATVLQVSGNEESKLIADKFKNYNKNIRPARNPEEKVKVQVKLTLTNLISLNEKEETLTTNVWIEIQWVDYRLTWNTSDYHGIVQIRVPYNTVWLPDIVLENNIDGKFDVAYYANVLISNDGSMYWLPPAIYRSTCAIEITYFPFDWQNCTLVFRSQTYSANEINMILAEDENGKPIEWVDIDPEAFTENGEWAIKHRPARKLTNPRYSPDDLEYQEVYYNLIIQRKPLFYIINIILPCSLISSLVVLAYFLPAKAGGQKLTVSISVLLAQTVFLFLIAQKIPETSLSVPLIGKYLIFVMCMTTLIVTNCIIVLNFSLRSPSTHNMSLTIKHIFLEVVPRFLGMASFLDEEEPGGGALEMRERRRSSFGLMQRAEEYVLKQPRSEMMFDKQRERHGLMRSIVDEIDITSTANLYKSLAKTAPEIKECVDACNFIAESTKQQNDIGSEMESWVLIGKMIDKVCFWAAILLFSIGTVAIFLMGHYNRAPEYPFPWENKKYVPE from the exons ATGGCAGCCCAGTTCGGTAGGATATGCATAGTGGTGTTTGCGCTTGTCGCCACTGTATTGCAAG TCAGTGGAAATGAGGAGTCGAAGTTGATTGCAGATAAgtttaaaaactacaataaaaacaTTCGACCAGCCAGAAACCCTGAGGAAAAAGTGAAGGTTCAAGTCAAGTTAACCCTCACCAATCTGATCTCATTG AATGAGAAAGAGGAAACTCTTACCACAAATGTCTGGATTGAGATT CAATGGGTGGATTATCGTCTTACATGGAATACATCTGATTATCATGGTATTGTCCAGATCCGTGTTCCATACAACACTGTCTGGCTGCCAGATATAGTATTAGAAAATAA cATTGATGGCAAGTTTGATGTGGCATACTATGCTAATGTGCTGATTTCAAATGATGGATCTATGTACTGGCTTCCCCCTGCCATCTACCGCAGTACCTGTGCCATCGAGATCACCTACTTTCCTTTTGACTGGCAGAACTGCACTCTAGTTTTTAG GTCTCAGACATACAGTGCTAATGAAATTAATATGATATTGGCAGAAGATGAAAACGGGAAGCCTATTGAGTGGGTGGACATTGACCCTGAGGCCTTCACAG AGAATGGAGAGTGGGCCATCAAGCATCGCCCGGCCCGTAAGCTGACAAACCCACGTTATTCTCCAGATGATCTGGAGTACCAGGAGGTTTATTACAATCTAATCATCCAGAGGAAACCACTCTTCTACATTATCAATATCATCCTGCCCTGCTCTCTCATCTCATCGCTGGTCGTTCTGGCCTACTTTCTACCTGCTAAAG CTGGAGGCCAGAAGTTGACCGTGTCCATTTCGGTACTGTTGGCTCAGACTGTGTTTCTCTTCCTGATTGCCCAGAAGATTCCAGAGACGTCCCTCTCTGTGCCTCTTATTGGCAA atatttaatttttgtcaTGTGTATGACCACGCTGATCGTCACCAACTGCATCATTGTCCTCAACTTCTCCCTCCGCAGTCCCAGTACACACAACATGTCGCTCACCATCAAACAT ATTTTCCTTGAGGTGGTCCCACGTTTCCTTGGCATGGCCTCTTTTCTGGATGAGGAAGAGCCGGGAGGTGGGGCGCTTGAAATGAGAGAGAGGAGACGCAGTTCATTTGGACTGATGCAGAGGGCAGAAGAATACGTATTGAAACAGCCACGCAGTGAGATGATGTTtgacaaacagagagagagacatggaCTCATGCGCTCAATTG TGGATGAAATTGATATAACCAGTACGGCGAACCTCTACAAGAGTCTGGCTAAAACAGCACCAGAGATAAAAGAATGTGTAGATGCCTGCAACTTCATTGCTGAATCCACAAAGCAGCAAAACGACATTGGATCT GAGATGGAGAGTTGGGTGCTGATTGGTAAGATGATTGATAAAGTTTGTTTCTGGGCAGCCATCCTGCTGTTCTCCATTGGCACAGTTGCCATTTTCCTCATGGGTCACTATAACCGGGCACCTGAGTACCCATTTCCTTGGGAGAACAAAAAGTATGTTCCTGAATAG